In a genomic window of Leptolyngbya sp. SIO1E4:
- a CDS encoding thioredoxin domain-containing protein: MGQDPSAPNSPTAQDPTTSAAEVNPPADLREHQQLVSEVIGDLDRDYLIGDSPTQGNPDADVVLFKFSDFQCPYCGQATGEVKTFMSENASDVLFVYKHLPLNRIHPEATPAALASWAADQQGKFWEYHDALFEHQRALSEALYVEIAEELELDMDQFNRDRRSEEAQSAVARDLALSSELQLSGTPVFIMNDLLIPGAMPADFFAEALTRLQAAETTSSVSP, encoded by the coding sequence ATGGGGCAAGATCCGTCAGCTCCAAACTCACCCACAGCTCAAGACCCGACCACTAGCGCTGCCGAAGTTAACCCCCCTGCTGATTTACGAGAACACCAACAGCTGGTCAGCGAGGTCATAGGAGATCTTGATCGTGACTACTTGATTGGAGATTCTCCAACCCAAGGCAACCCAGATGCTGACGTGGTGTTGTTCAAGTTCTCTGATTTTCAGTGCCCTTATTGTGGGCAAGCGACCGGCGAAGTCAAGACCTTTATGAGTGAGAACGCATCGGATGTTTTGTTTGTTTACAAGCATCTGCCGCTGAATCGAATTCATCCAGAGGCCACGCCTGCAGCATTGGCGTCTTGGGCAGCTGATCAGCAAGGCAAATTTTGGGAATATCATGATGCGCTATTTGAGCACCAGCGAGCCCTAAGCGAAGCCCTCTATGTGGAGATTGCTGAGGAGTTAGAGCTGGATATGGATCAGTTTAATCGCGATCGCCGAAGTGAAGAGGCGCAATCGGCGGTTGCCCGAGATCTCGCTCTATCTTCAGAGCTGCAGCTCAGCGGCACGCCAGTCTTTATCATGAATGATTTGCTCATTCCTGGCGCGATGCCCGCAGACTTCTTTGCTGAAGCGTTGACTCGCCTGCAAGCCGCTGAGACCACCAGCTCTGTATCTCCTTAA
- a CDS encoding tetratricopeptide repeat protein: MYSRTLITATLSGLLVIGTASLSWATESTSALSLASSPLDQARTLYQQGRLQHSKGNLEAAIALYTEALELNPESVEAYSARAGAFGSLEAYDAAIEDYSTAITLDEDLAAAYGGRGWALYLKGDLNAGVEDLWTAAQLFLEQDQTEQYFKTLEIIENLAP, translated from the coding sequence ATGTATTCTCGGACACTTATCACAGCCACGCTATCAGGTCTGCTGGTTATCGGTACTGCATCCCTATCCTGGGCAACAGAGTCAACCTCGGCCCTCTCCCTGGCCTCATCCCCCCTTGATCAAGCCCGGACCCTGTACCAACAGGGTCGGCTGCAACATTCGAAAGGAAACTTAGAAGCCGCGATCGCGCTTTATACCGAAGCTCTAGAGCTCAATCCTGAATCTGTGGAAGCTTACAGCGCTCGGGCCGGGGCTTTTGGCAGCTTAGAAGCCTACGATGCAGCGATCGAGGATTACAGCACTGCCATCACGCTGGATGAAGATTTGGCAGCTGCCTATGGTGGCCGAGGCTGGGCACTCTACCTCAAAGGTGACCTCAATGCTGGGGTAGAAGACCTCTGGACAGCCGCGCAGCTATTCCTTGAGCAAGATCAAACTGAGCAGTACTTTAAGACACTAGAAATTATTGAGAATTTAGCGCCTTAA
- a CDS encoding IS110 family transposase — MSPNPPKPLEVIAAHAAGIDVGAAEHWVCVPTGDDRCVRCFGCYTRDLEAIADWLESYRVSTVAMESTGVYWLPLFEVLESRGFEVCLVNARHLKSVPGRKSDMLDCQWLQQLHSYGLLQGSFHPAPAMRVLRSYIRHREKLVRSGIVHIQRMQKALEQMNVQLHRVISDITGKTGLSILQAMIAGERDPVKLAQLRDPRIKSSPEEIAAALTGTYREDLLFVLRQEMGLYQTYQRHIQQCDQQIEAYLKQLEAQRDSPPRPPLPPSTSKRKKPKGNAPAFDLRSYLYQLSGVDFTQVDGLDALSVVNILSEVGLDPSRFPSSKHFTSWLGLSPGSRISGGKVLSSRTRKVVNRAATAFRIAAQTLYRSDSALGAFYRRLKSRLGPAKAITATAHKLARIFYRLWRDGTAYEDPGADVYEKRYRQRLVKNLQRKAHSLGLMLVTDTRADLVPESVS; from the coding sequence ATGTCCCCTAATCCTCCGAAGCCGCTTGAGGTGATAGCGGCTCACGCGGCCGGTATTGATGTCGGTGCAGCCGAGCATTGGGTCTGTGTGCCCACCGGTGATGATAGGTGCGTCCGGTGCTTCGGCTGCTATACCCGCGACCTAGAAGCCATCGCCGATTGGCTAGAGTCGTATAGGGTGAGCACGGTCGCGATGGAATCAACCGGCGTCTACTGGCTGCCCCTATTCGAGGTGCTGGAAAGTCGAGGCTTCGAGGTTTGCCTGGTGAATGCCCGTCATCTCAAGAGTGTGCCAGGACGCAAAAGCGATATGCTCGATTGTCAATGGTTGCAGCAACTCCATAGCTACGGCTTGCTGCAAGGGTCTTTTCATCCCGCACCAGCGATGCGAGTTTTGCGCAGCTATATCCGTCACCGGGAGAAGCTGGTGCGCAGTGGCATCGTCCATATTCAGCGGATGCAGAAGGCCCTGGAGCAGATGAATGTGCAACTGCATCGAGTGATTAGCGACATTACGGGCAAAACGGGCCTGAGCATTCTCCAGGCAATGATTGCGGGCGAGCGGGACCCGGTGAAGCTGGCCCAGTTGCGAGACCCGCGTATCAAAAGCTCGCCGGAGGAGATAGCGGCGGCTTTGACAGGAACTTATCGCGAAGACCTGCTGTTTGTCTTAAGGCAGGAGATGGGGTTGTACCAAACCTACCAGCGTCACATTCAGCAGTGCGACCAGCAAATCGAAGCTTACCTCAAGCAGTTGGAAGCCCAGAGAGACAGTCCGCCGCGTCCGCCGTTACCGCCCTCTACCTCGAAGCGCAAAAAACCGAAGGGGAATGCGCCTGCCTTTGACCTGCGGAGTTATCTTTACCAGCTCAGTGGGGTAGATTTCACTCAAGTGGATGGTCTCGATGCCCTCTCAGTGGTCAATATCCTCTCCGAAGTGGGGCTTGACCCTTCCCGCTTTCCCTCCAGCAAGCACTTTACCTCTTGGTTGGGCCTCTCACCTGGCTCGCGCATCTCGGGGGGCAAGGTGCTCAGTTCTCGCACCCGCAAGGTGGTCAACCGCGCTGCCACTGCTTTTCGCATTGCAGCCCAGACCCTCTACCGCTCAGATTCAGCCTTAGGCGCTTTTTACCGACGCTTGAAAAGTCGCTTAGGGCCAGCCAAAGCCATTACGGCGACAGCCCACAAATTAGCTCGCATCTTCTATAGACTCTGGCGCGACGGCACTGCCTACGAAGACCCCGGGGCCGATGTCTATGAAAAACGCTATCGGCAACGACTGGTCAAAAACTTACAACGAAAAGCTCACAGCCTTGGCCTCATGCTTGTTACAGACACTAGGGCTGACCTTGTCCCGGAGAGTGTTTCTTAG
- a CDS encoding zinc metallopeptidase, producing MFFDPIYLVFMVPGILLMMWAQSKVKGTYRRYAQVRSKMGMTGAQVARTILSKKGINTVRVEPVAGELTDHYDPRAKAVRLSEGIYNSSSLAAAAVAAHECGHVLQDVQGYQFMNLRAALVPVVNLGSRLGPILIIAGLVMNFLGLAWLGVIFFAAVLLFHVVTLPVEFDASARALRLIDELGILQGKENRGAKAVLQAAALTYVATAFYALLNLLYYVSMISRRG from the coding sequence ATGTTTTTTGATCCAATCTATCTGGTGTTCATGGTGCCGGGCATCTTGTTAATGATGTGGGCCCAGAGCAAGGTTAAAGGAACCTACCGTCGCTACGCCCAAGTTAGGTCCAAAATGGGGATGACAGGCGCTCAAGTTGCCCGCACCATTCTCAGCAAAAAGGGCATCAACACCGTGCGCGTTGAGCCTGTCGCAGGCGAGTTGACCGATCACTATGACCCCAGAGCCAAGGCCGTACGCCTTTCTGAAGGGATCTATAATTCCAGCTCGCTGGCAGCGGCGGCGGTGGCGGCCCATGAATGTGGTCACGTGTTGCAAGATGTTCAGGGCTATCAGTTTATGAACCTGCGGGCGGCCCTCGTCCCTGTAGTTAACTTGGGGTCTCGCTTAGGCCCAATTTTGATCATTGCCGGTCTGGTAATGAATTTTCTGGGGTTGGCCTGGTTAGGGGTGATCTTTTTTGCGGCGGTCTTACTTTTCCACGTCGTGACCCTGCCCGTTGAGTTTGATGCATCAGCACGGGCCCTAAGATTGATTGATGAACTTGGCATTCTCCAAGGGAAAGAAAATCGGGGTGCCAAAGCTGTGCTGCAAGCAGCGGCCCTGACCTACGTGGCAACGGCTTTCTATGCCCTGCTGAATTTGCTGTACTACGTGTCCATGATTAGCCGTCGCGGCTAG
- a CDS encoding glucose 1-dehydrogenase has product MNGLKDKNVLITGASTGIGRAIARQFAQAGANVSVNYYSQPEKAEETQQQMLAACQELESCGTKPLLVQADVSQQTDVIRLFEETLAAFGGLDILINNAGMQVEGASHEIDIEEFDRMLAINLRGAYLCARQAIQHFLSNNVQGVIINNSSVHEVIPRPGYLGYAISKGGMENMTRTLALEYARYGIRVNAIGPGATATPINDWVDDPETLSKIENFIPMGRVGQPEEMAMAAAFLASDEAAYITGQTLFIDGGLTLYPGFRESIT; this is encoded by the coding sequence ATGAACGGACTTAAAGACAAAAACGTATTGATTACGGGAGCCAGTACAGGCATAGGTCGGGCGATCGCACGTCAGTTTGCTCAGGCAGGTGCAAATGTATCGGTGAACTACTACAGCCAGCCAGAGAAAGCTGAAGAGACTCAGCAGCAAATGTTAGCTGCCTGCCAGGAGTTGGAGAGTTGCGGAACTAAACCTTTACTGGTGCAAGCAGATGTTTCGCAACAGACAGACGTGATTCGACTGTTTGAAGAAACGCTGGCAGCTTTCGGCGGCTTAGATATTTTGATCAACAACGCCGGAATGCAAGTAGAAGGCGCCTCTCACGAGATCGATATCGAAGAGTTTGACAGAATGCTTGCGATCAACCTGCGCGGAGCCTACCTGTGCGCCCGACAAGCGATCCAGCATTTCCTCAGCAACAATGTTCAAGGGGTGATTATCAATAACTCCAGCGTTCACGAAGTGATTCCTCGTCCAGGTTATTTGGGTTATGCCATCAGCAAAGGCGGGATGGAAAACATGACCCGCACCCTGGCCCTAGAATATGCCCGTTATGGGATTCGGGTAAATGCCATTGGCCCAGGTGCAACTGCAACCCCCATCAATGATTGGGTCGACGATCCTGAAACGCTTTCTAAGATTGAGAACTTTATCCCCATGGGCCGCGTGGGTCAGCCGGAGGAAATGGCTATGGCAGCGGCATTTTTGGCGTCTGACGAAGCCGCATACATCACCGGGCAAACCCTATTCATCGATGGTGGGCTGACTCTCTATCCTGGGTTTCGAGAATCAATCACGTAA
- a CDS encoding YqaE/Pmp3 family membrane protein, whose amino-acid sequence MDIIRLICAIFLPPLGVFLQVGLRPQFWLNVLLTLLGYIPGIIHAVWIILRR is encoded by the coding sequence ATGGACATTATAAGACTCATCTGTGCCATCTTTTTACCTCCACTCGGTGTGTTTTTACAAGTGGGTTTGCGACCTCAGTTTTGGTTAAATGTCTTGCTCACGCTATTAGGCTATATCCCTGGTATTATTCATGCAGTCTGGATCATTCTTAGACGCTAA
- a CDS encoding CsbD family protein translates to MNLSAIANKLRQTFCLSLATLAIFWGLMFNVNSVAMAATNAADIAQSRAERELDRVAGAGTANQIKGRAEEDLGRVQRQVDKTTSQLEGTTKQVRGRAQKDIGRTQQAAEEAADTVQDSAEGLVDSVKDFFGQ, encoded by the coding sequence ATGAATTTGAGCGCGATCGCCAATAAGCTTAGGCAGACTTTTTGCTTGAGCCTAGCAACGTTAGCTATTTTTTGGGGCCTAATGTTCAATGTGAATTCTGTGGCCATGGCAGCAACCAATGCAGCCGATATTGCTCAAAGTCGAGCTGAGCGCGAATTAGATCGAGTTGCTGGAGCCGGTACTGCGAACCAAATTAAAGGTCGAGCTGAAGAAGATTTAGGTCGCGTGCAACGTCAGGTTGATAAAACAACAAGTCAGCTAGAAGGAACGACCAAACAAGTCCGGGGACGGGCTCAAAAAGATATCGGTCGCACCCAGCAGGCTGCAGAAGAGGCCGCTGATACCGTGCAAGATTCTGCTGAAGGGTTGGTTGATTCTGTCAAAGATTTCTTTGGTCAATAG
- a CDS encoding response regulator, with amino-acid sequence MLAPSSPLAVAGLRENLPECNLHSGKRKSRLPTVLVADDDVDNLMLVSYILEQFDCVLFSTIDGQTALNLVWKLQPDLILLDIRLPNLSGLELMQRLKQHQTTCKIPIIAVTALAGIEDRQKIMHAGCDQYISKPYMLDDMKTLISHYLLLTKEGVGTERSPY; translated from the coding sequence ATGCTTGCCCCCTCGAGTCCTCTGGCAGTAGCAGGTTTGCGTGAGAATTTACCTGAGTGCAATCTTCACTCAGGCAAACGTAAAAGTAGGTTGCCTACCGTATTGGTTGCTGACGATGATGTCGATAACCTGATGCTGGTGAGCTATATCTTAGAGCAATTTGATTGCGTCTTATTTTCTACAATCGATGGTCAGACCGCATTAAATCTAGTTTGGAAACTGCAACCAGACCTAATATTGCTGGACATTCGTTTGCCAAATCTGAGCGGGTTAGAGCTGATGCAGAGGTTAAAGCAGCATCAAACGACCTGCAAGATTCCTATCATCGCGGTTACTGCCCTTGCGGGCATTGAAGACAGGCAAAAAATCATGCATGCAGGATGTGATCAATATATCAGTAAGCCTTACATGCTGGATGATATGAAAACACTTATAAGTCATTACCTTCTGCTCACTAAAGAGGGTGTGGGCACTGAAAGATCACCATACTAA
- a CDS encoding DUF2294 domain-containing protein, whose amino-acid sequence MIMTSTTSKKPTRGQLERTLSQQFQKLYREHLNHSTGKVTCQLFDDKLTIIVEDSLTQPEQLLLEESKSEIVEQMRSDLDGAIRPKIIDLVEEILGQKVIDLMSDTTLKTGRSGVVIILSGQSQPLDANKTP is encoded by the coding sequence ATGATAATGACAAGTACCACTTCAAAAAAGCCCACGCGCGGTCAACTTGAAAGAACCCTATCACAACAGTTTCAAAAACTTTACCGTGAGCATTTAAATCACTCAACTGGGAAGGTTACTTGCCAACTATTTGATGATAAGCTCACAATCATTGTTGAAGATTCCTTGACTCAGCCAGAACAACTCTTACTTGAGGAAAGTAAATCAGAAATCGTAGAACAAATGCGCTCTGATTTAGATGGTGCAATTCGCCCTAAAATTATTGACCTAGTTGAAGAGATCTTAGGTCAAAAAGTGATTGACCTTATGAGCGACACTACCCTCAAAACAGGCCGTAGTGGCGTAGTGATTATTTTGTCAGGCCAATCGCAGCCGTTAGATGCCAATAAAACGCCGTAA
- a CDS encoding SagB/ThcOx family dehydrogenase translates to MSVVKRRDLDYVVISLLVSSSLYVFITGLIADTMGLHHFGFHSQVGYFWMFLIVLHLIQTWVRVKAFVRNRFRERSPASRRLESAPRFTSSSLPDPAPSPDPSPVSVPALHPPKAAATNRMGRGRRNLLLVVLAIATGICFDLLVTPGETVEPPDVENDIGMLYHRWSQPGYGEAIDTLLNWGQRPSLYKTYPDAPQIDLPQPSVESAAANGGSMLGSTVDLVTAITTRRSRRSYNTSSDLPLETLSQLLFLAQGITWDEREFRAMPSSGALYPLEIYPIVHRVAGLEPGLYHHAIQHHKLELVQPGDLRQPLISAGLSQDFLGEAHVCFVVSGIFQRTRWKYHERTYRYVLMEVGHLGQNLYLAATALGLGVCGIGAFFDDDLNQLLAIDGETEAALYLITVGEMA, encoded by the coding sequence ATGAGTGTTGTAAAACGGCGTGACCTTGACTATGTCGTCATTAGTTTGCTGGTAAGCAGCAGTCTTTACGTCTTCATCACGGGATTGATTGCAGATACGATGGGCCTACACCACTTTGGCTTCCATAGCCAGGTGGGATACTTTTGGATGTTTTTGATTGTGCTCCACCTGATCCAAACTTGGGTCAGGGTGAAAGCCTTTGTTCGCAACCGGTTTCGAGAGCGTTCCCCGGCTTCCCGTCGTCTAGAATCAGCCCCTCGTTTCACGAGCTCTTCGTTACCGGATCCTGCGCCAAGCCCAGATCCGTCTCCTGTGAGTGTTCCTGCGCTCCACCCCCCCAAAGCCGCCGCTACCAATCGAATGGGGCGGGGGCGGCGTAATCTGCTGTTGGTTGTGTTGGCGATCGCCACCGGCATCTGCTTTGATCTCTTAGTGACACCTGGTGAGACGGTTGAACCCCCCGACGTCGAGAACGATATTGGGATGCTTTATCACCGCTGGAGTCAGCCCGGTTACGGTGAGGCGATTGACACCCTGCTCAATTGGGGCCAAAGGCCTTCTCTCTACAAGACCTATCCAGACGCGCCTCAAATCGACCTGCCTCAGCCTAGCGTTGAATCAGCGGCGGCTAATGGTGGCTCAATGCTGGGGTCAACGGTAGACCTGGTGACCGCGATTACCACCCGGCGATCGCGCCGCAGCTACAACACGAGCAGTGACTTACCCCTGGAGACGTTATCCCAGCTGTTATTTCTAGCTCAAGGAATCACCTGGGACGAGCGAGAATTTCGAGCGATGCCGTCTTCCGGGGCGTTATATCCCCTCGAGATTTACCCCATTGTTCATCGGGTCGCAGGGCTAGAACCGGGCCTTTATCATCACGCCATCCAGCACCATAAGCTGGAGTTAGTGCAGCCGGGGGACTTGCGACAACCCCTTATCAGCGCCGGGCTCAGCCAAGACTTTTTAGGGGAAGCCCATGTTTGTTTTGTGGTGTCCGGTATTTTTCAGCGCACTCGCTGGAAGTACCATGAGCGCACCTACCGCTATGTGCTCATGGAGGTTGGTCACCTGGGTCAGAACCTCTATCTAGCCGCCACAGCGCTAGGCCTCGGGGTTTGTGGCATTGGGGCTTTTTTCGATGACGACTTAAATCAGCTGCTCGCGATCGATGGTGAAACCGAAGCAGCACTCTATTTGATTACAGTTGGAGAAATGGCATAG
- a CDS encoding CHASE3 domain-containing protein: protein MKLAFLKKRLFAPLYASFTVLALLLLAQEGLSLGVGILKQRAVDKVTKTFEIKRESERLLKAALEEKVALRGYFLSQNDEFLIQYQLGKHTFHSSFSRLSELLENEPYQQKNLDTIKTFHDQWENQFVQPVLEGSLDAETLLQQGSLDILRETVDSIITYERILLHGQNERLRYLDRLNQFSFMLIGLSIGVIIIGSGLNFVLLRRRVVSPIQHLMKVGHAWKNGQLAVQINHVSEDEMGRLAVILNGMARDIRGRQEKTQQRNQQLEDLISTLSHDLRTPLLANRCALSAIVGEAFGPVSDGLKGLLEEYRDANDNLIKLVETLLDISRYEAGGHILNPEPLNWHTLCDRVVTWVQNSSQCKCSFQVCIKPDLPTVKGDAIEIQRVLQNLVDNAVRLNEPGKQVLIQVTSADPAQVQIAVQDQGPGLKDQEVNRLFYRFSQGAGRQGRAGLGLYLCRQIIEAHGGKIWVESTLGQGATFWFTLPADGAEKHPVLAIAATRLSRQNQYV, encoded by the coding sequence TTGAAACTTGCCTTCCTAAAAAAGCGCTTGTTTGCACCGCTATATGCGAGTTTTACGGTGCTAGCTTTGCTTTTGTTAGCTCAGGAAGGTCTGAGTCTCGGGGTCGGCATTTTGAAACAGCGCGCCGTTGATAAGGTCACCAAAACTTTCGAAATCAAACGCGAAAGTGAGAGACTCTTAAAAGCAGCATTAGAAGAGAAAGTTGCCTTGAGAGGCTATTTTTTGAGCCAGAATGATGAATTTTTAATTCAGTATCAGCTGGGGAAACACACCTTTCATAGTAGCTTCAGTCGGCTATCTGAACTCTTAGAAAATGAACCCTATCAACAAAAGAATCTAGACACGATAAAAACGTTTCATGACCAGTGGGAAAATCAATTTGTTCAACCGGTTCTAGAAGGCTCTTTAGATGCTGAGACCTTACTCCAACAAGGCTCACTAGATATCCTAAGGGAAACGGTTGACAGCATTATTACTTATGAAAGAATCCTGCTACACGGGCAAAATGAGCGGCTTAGATATTTAGATCGATTAAATCAATTCAGTTTTATGCTAATCGGTCTGAGTATTGGGGTGATTATTATCGGTAGCGGACTCAACTTCGTATTGCTGCGTCGTCGAGTCGTCTCTCCCATTCAGCACCTCATGAAGGTCGGACACGCCTGGAAAAATGGGCAGCTAGCAGTTCAAATTAATCATGTATCAGAGGATGAAATGGGACGCCTGGCTGTCATCCTCAATGGCATGGCCAGGGATATTCGAGGGCGTCAGGAGAAAACTCAACAGCGCAATCAGCAGCTAGAAGACTTAATCAGTACCCTTTCCCATGACTTGCGCACGCCATTACTGGCCAATCGCTGTGCCTTAAGCGCGATTGTCGGGGAGGCCTTTGGGCCAGTGAGTGATGGGCTCAAAGGGCTTTTAGAAGAATATCGAGACGCGAATGATAATCTCATCAAGTTAGTCGAAACTCTGCTCGACATTAGCCGTTATGAAGCGGGGGGGCACATCTTAAATCCAGAGCCGCTGAACTGGCACACCCTTTGCGATCGCGTCGTCACCTGGGTACAAAACAGTTCTCAATGTAAATGCTCATTTCAAGTTTGTATTAAACCCGACTTACCCACCGTTAAGGGAGATGCCATTGAGATTCAGCGGGTCTTACAAAATTTAGTAGATAATGCCGTGCGGTTAAATGAACCCGGCAAGCAAGTCTTGATCCAAGTGACCTCAGCGGATCCAGCCCAGGTTCAGATTGCGGTTCAAGATCAAGGACCAGGGCTTAAAGACCAAGAGGTCAATCGTTTGTTCTATCGATTTTCACAAGGGGCGGGGCGGCAAGGTAGAGCAGGACTAGGGTTATATCTATGTCGTCAAATTATTGAGGCCCATGGGGGCAAAATCTGGGTTGAGAGTACCCTGGGGCAAGGCGCTACGTTCTGGTTTACGCTGCCAGCTGATGGTGCTGAAAAGCACCCTGTTCTTGCCATTGCAGCCACTCGCTTAAGTCGTCAAAATCAGTATGTCTGA
- a CDS encoding response regulator transcription factor — translation MSESTNPLPIRIFLVEDHALMRRGLQGQFSLEPDFEVIGEAENGQQAIDLATQLNPDIILMDIELPIIDGISATQQIKGTCPDIRVLALSAFGKDNQVVGMLAAGADGYCLKSIEWPQLLAVIRLIQGGGTYLDPQIAHKLASMLKSTSTTAPPNEPLTPSAKPMVSVLTRREREVLQLISEGLSNQEIADQLYLSLGTIKAYVRMVLNKLSVHDRVQAAAKAVREGLI, via the coding sequence ATGTCTGAGTCAACCAACCCGCTCCCAATCCGTATCTTCCTGGTAGAAGACCATGCTCTGATGCGACGGGGCCTGCAGGGGCAGTTTAGCTTAGAGCCTGATTTTGAAGTCATCGGGGAAGCCGAAAATGGGCAACAGGCCATTGATTTAGCAACTCAGCTCAACCCTGACATTATTTTGATGGATATTGAGCTGCCCATCATCGATGGGATTTCAGCCACACAGCAGATTAAAGGCACCTGTCCAGATATTCGCGTATTGGCGCTGAGTGCTTTTGGCAAAGATAATCAGGTGGTGGGTATGCTAGCAGCTGGCGCTGATGGTTACTGCCTTAAAAGTATTGAATGGCCGCAATTATTGGCAGTGATTCGCTTAATTCAAGGGGGAGGGACGTATTTAGATCCTCAAATTGCTCACAAGCTTGCCTCAATGTTGAAATCGACAAGCACTACCGCTCCCCCTAACGAGCCCTTGACGCCTTCAGCAAAGCCGATGGTCTCCGTCCTGACCCGGCGAGAGCGGGAAGTCTTGCAGCTGATTAGTGAAGGGCTTTCAAATCAGGAAATTGCCGATCAGCTATACCTCTCCCTTGGGACGATAAAGGCTTACGTGCGGATGGTTCTAAACAAACTCAGCGTCCATGATCGGGTGCAGGCAGCCGCTAAGGCTGTTCGTGAGGGCTTAATTTGA
- a CDS encoding helix-turn-helix transcriptional regulator → MSGNSLGRSKGESLLRQLREGLMLTQEQLARQCGIPLRTYVRWETGEATPRPTIVQIKALCRELKVAIEELPDDFGPVS, encoded by the coding sequence ATGTCAGGCAATAGCCTAGGAAGGTCAAAAGGTGAGTCACTCCTGAGACAGTTGCGCGAAGGTTTAATGTTAACCCAGGAGCAATTAGCCCGTCAGTGCGGTATTCCTTTACGGACCTATGTCCGCTGGGAGACAGGAGAGGCCACGCCACGACCAACAATTGTCCAGATCAAGGCGCTGTGTCGTGAGTTAAAAGTTGCCATTGAAGAACTGCCAGATGACTTCGGGCCCGTGTCTTAA
- a CDS encoding inositol monophosphatase family protein has translation MPLLSANENAAILQTLLQCGQQARQAASGAFEVFEKGYEDYVTTVDQALDHYLSETFATLFPEDGIVTEENQVSTAEFLATHQRLWFIDPIDGTEEFIHRGQNYAVMVGLLAASQPQAGWVHAPAQDRLYWGGPDWGLFQQDGNRQTIPLEPRDPGGEDGDTLTLLLGDRDQRRFGAAIAQQIPDLKFYSLGSFGLKVLEVIKGQAGLYVYLNGRVKLWDTTGPLALAKAAGLVCCDLDGNPIQFDTNSVYPQTLSHRQPMVIGWPAYVEKFRPAIRQAVVSVRIKELALS, from the coding sequence ATGCCCCTGCTGTCTGCCAACGAAAACGCAGCCATTTTACAAACCCTGTTGCAGTGTGGGCAACAGGCACGGCAAGCCGCCTCCGGGGCCTTTGAAGTTTTCGAAAAAGGTTACGAAGACTATGTCACCACCGTTGATCAGGCCCTAGATCATTATCTATCCGAGACCTTTGCGACCCTCTTCCCAGAGGATGGTATTGTCACCGAAGAAAACCAAGTTTCCACTGCCGAATTTTTGGCCACACACCAGCGGCTCTGGTTCATCGACCCGATCGATGGGACGGAAGAGTTTATTCATCGGGGACAAAATTACGCTGTCATGGTGGGGTTGTTAGCCGCCAGCCAGCCCCAAGCGGGTTGGGTGCATGCCCCCGCTCAAGATCGACTGTATTGGGGCGGGCCAGATTGGGGCCTGTTTCAACAAGACGGGAATAGGCAAACGATTCCCCTTGAACCCCGTGATCCAGGGGGTGAAGATGGAGATACCCTTACCCTGCTGTTAGGAGATCGCGACCAACGCCGTTTCGGAGCAGCGATCGCCCAGCAGATTCCAGATCTCAAGTTTTATTCCCTGGGGAGCTTTGGCCTTAAAGTTCTAGAAGTGATTAAGGGGCAAGCCGGGCTCTATGTGTATCTCAATGGCCGCGTCAAGCTCTGGGATACCACCGGCCCCCTGGCTCTAGCCAAAGCTGCAGGGCTCGTCTGCTGTGACTTAGATGGCAACCCTATTCAGTTCGATACGAACAGCGTTTATCCCCAGACATTAAGCCACCGACAACCCATGGTCATTGGTTGGCCTGCCTACGTCGAAAAATTTCGTCCAGCGATTCGCCAGGCCGTAGTGTCTGTGCGCATCAAAGAGTTAGCGCTCTCCTAA